One Curtobacterium sp. MCLR17_032 genomic window carries:
- a CDS encoding DUF3566 domain-containing protein yields the protein MSSVAEKLQRKAKRPVGTRQVRLRLVYVDFWSMVKLSFLIALAGSIVIVVATALVWVILNQTGVFDQIDSLLKDVTGQNSYSIMDQFSLGQVLGFSIVVGILNVVVGTVLGAIVSVLYNLSVRITGGVLVGFTNN from the coding sequence ATGAGTAGTGTCGCCGAGAAGCTCCAGCGGAAGGCGAAGCGGCCCGTCGGGACTCGTCAGGTCCGACTCCGCCTGGTCTACGTCGACTTCTGGTCGATGGTGAAGCTGTCCTTCCTCATCGCCCTGGCCGGCTCGATCGTGATCGTCGTCGCCACGGCGCTGGTGTGGGTCATCCTCAACCAGACCGGTGTGTTCGACCAGATCGACAGCCTGTTGAAGGACGTCACCGGTCAGAACAGTTACTCGATCATGGACCAGTTCTCGCTGGGCCAAGTCCTCGGGTTCTCGATCGTCGTCGGCATCCTCAACGTCGTCGTCGGGACCGTGCTCGGCGCCATCGTCAGCGTCCTGTACAACCTCAGCGTGCGGATCACGGGCGGCGTGCTCGTGGGCTTCACCAACAACTGA
- a CDS encoding rhomboid family intramembrane serine protease, translating to MREQRAKFTENRRASGPSSLTVARRRFAMLDQKGTVVLIAVSVAIWLLDQVSGGFLSQWLAYNSALLPTQPWRIVTVLFVHSGVFHILFNMLALFIFGRMLENMLGTWRFLALYFISGIAGSMLVTFLAPGTWVVGASGAIFGLFAAFFVLQRSLGNNAVQLLVIIGLNLVIGFLPGTNISWQAHVGGVLAGFVTGFVFSRTRNVRQRGLQMTLLALEAVVAIALCFVGYAVTTG from the coding sequence GTGCGTGAGCAGCGGGCGAAGTTCACCGAGAACCGTCGCGCTTCCGGTCCGAGCAGCCTGACGGTCGCTCGGCGCCGGTTCGCGATGCTCGACCAGAAGGGGACCGTCGTCCTCATCGCGGTCTCGGTCGCCATCTGGCTGCTCGACCAGGTGTCGGGTGGGTTCCTGAGCCAGTGGCTCGCGTACAACTCGGCCCTGCTGCCGACCCAGCCGTGGCGCATCGTCACCGTGCTGTTCGTGCACTCGGGCGTCTTCCACATCCTGTTCAACATGTTGGCGCTGTTCATCTTCGGACGGATGCTCGAGAACATGTTGGGCACGTGGCGGTTCCTGGCGCTCTACTTCATCTCGGGCATCGCCGGTTCGATGCTCGTGACGTTCCTGGCTCCGGGGACATGGGTCGTCGGCGCCTCGGGAGCGATCTTCGGGTTGTTCGCGGCGTTCTTCGTGCTGCAGCGCAGCCTCGGCAACAACGCCGTGCAGTTGCTCGTGATCATCGGGCTCAACCTGGTGATCGGGTTCCTGCCCGGCACGAACATCTCGTGGCAGGCCCACGTGGGCGGTGTGCTCGCCGGCTTCGTGACCGGGTTCGTGTTCTCGCGGACGCGCAACGTCCGGCAGCGCGGGTTGCAGATGACGCTGCTCGCCCTGGAGGCCGTGGTCGCCATCGCGCTCTGCTTCGTCGGGTACGCGGTCACCACCGGCTGA
- a CDS encoding peptidylprolyl isomerase, with the protein MSLHTAVATIHTNKGDIRVNLFGNHAPKTVQNFVGLATGTQEWTHPGTGKVSTDKLYDGVVFHRIIKDFMIQGGDPLGQGIGGPGYRFDDEISPELTFQNPYIFAMANAGLQGGRGTNGSQFFITTVATPWLQGKHTIFGEVADDESRAVVDAIEGVPTDGRDKPVEDVVIQSIDVEDV; encoded by the coding sequence ATGTCTCTGCACACCGCTGTCGCAACGATCCACACCAACAAGGGCGACATCCGCGTCAACCTGTTCGGCAACCACGCACCGAAGACCGTCCAGAACTTCGTCGGTCTCGCGACCGGCACCCAGGAGTGGACGCACCCCGGCACCGGCAAGGTGTCGACCGACAAGCTCTACGACGGTGTCGTCTTCCACCGCATCATCAAGGACTTCATGATCCAGGGCGGCGACCCGCTCGGTCAGGGCATCGGCGGCCCGGGCTACCGCTTCGACGACGAGATCTCCCCGGAGCTCACGTTCCAGAACCCGTACATCTTCGCCATGGCGAACGCCGGCCTGCAGGGTGGCCGTGGCACCAACGGCTCGCAGTTCTTCATCACCACGGTGGCGACTCCCTGGCTGCAGGGAAAGCACACCATCTTCGGTGAGGTCGCCGACGACGAGTCGCGTGCCGTCGTCGACGCGATCGAGGGTGTCCCGACCGACGGTCGTGACAAGCCCGTCGAGGACGTCGTCATCCAGAGCATCGACGTCGAGGACGTCTGA